In Anaerolineales bacterium, a genomic segment contains:
- a CDS encoding alpha/beta hydrolase — MSAYDTYLARYPVPVDSHYVESRFGRTHILSSGNADAPPLVLIHGMGVNALMWARHMPELSAHFRVHAIDIPGQPGKSHAVRPDRRGSAIADWLCEVISALSDSPIYLGAISLGGWFALSYASHYPERVSKLALLAPAGVVRARYWHMIKHYVPVLLEGSPAYKRMIQRMAYTALDAEAQEYLLACYQAYRSHLTVLPKRLRDGQMRRITAEVLALVGTTDFFFDPGRTQRRLKCLLPAAHLKQLPNCDHYIPLDQGERMMASLLTFFLGTKP, encoded by the coding sequence ATGAGCGCCTATGACACCTACCTTGCCCGTTACCCCGTCCCTGTAGACTCCCACTATGTGGAGTCGCGTTTTGGGCGGACACATATCCTAAGCAGCGGCAACGCTGATGCGCCGCCGCTTGTCCTCATTCATGGCATGGGCGTTAACGCCCTGATGTGGGCGCGGCACATGCCCGAACTGAGCGCCCACTTTCGCGTTCATGCTATCGATATCCCCGGTCAGCCGGGGAAAAGTCATGCTGTGCGTCCAGATCGACGCGGCTCAGCCATCGCTGATTGGCTTTGCGAGGTGATCTCCGCCCTAAGCGATAGTCCAATCTACCTCGGCGCGATTTCGCTTGGTGGCTGGTTTGCGCTCAGCTATGCCAGTCATTATCCAGAACGGGTGTCCAAATTAGCGCTGCTTGCTCCGGCGGGGGTGGTGCGGGCGCGGTATTGGCACATGATCAAGCATTATGTGCCGGTCTTGCTGGAAGGCTCTCCTGCTTACAAGCGGATGATTCAGCGCATGGCGTATACAGCCCTTGACGCGGAGGCACAAGAATATCTTCTCGCTTGTTACCAAGCCTATCGCTCACATCTGACGGTTCTTCCCAAACGTTTGCGGGATGGGCAGATGCGGCGGATCACGGCGGAGGTCTTGGCGTTGGTGGGGACAACCGATTTCTTCTTTGATCCCGGACGTACACAGCGCCGATTGAAGTGCCTTCTGCCAGCAGCACACCTGAAGCAACTTCCAAACTGTGATCACTACATCCCGCTCGATCAGGGCGAACGGATGATGGCGTCTTTGTTGACCTTTTTTCTGGGAACAAAACCATGA
- a CDS encoding N-6 DNA methylase: MPAEKVTIKPTNTAFDRYYREMDRLHAQNVRHETALRTPFTALLTDFGKSVGWTLITEENGGSDGNGIRYDGMFKDANTLRRGYWESKDPNDKLDAEILKKTAKGYSRSNILYEDSLQIVLIQGGVEIMRANMRQAKDLAAVLSRFFSYTEPDIENFKDAVAGFKEAVPDLATDLMKTITDAHRTNKAFQTEFEAFFTLCQTSLNKDITWAAVDEMLIQHLLTERLIRVIFNTPEFVLRNVIAGKIEEVITALTSQSFSRDGFLSGLSRYFASVEAAARTITDFQEKQDLLNTVYEQFFQGYSTKIADTHGIVYTPQPIVDFMCASVIEVLGTEFGKTLGDPDVVILDPCTGTGNFIVNLIRRANAQDLPGLYQDRLFANEIMLLPYYVAALNIEHAYYERVGHYEPFAGLCFVDTLDIAQAQQMSMFSEPNTARVERQKKAAITVIIGNPPYNVGQASENDNNKNRKYPLVDRRIKETYAKDSKATNKNALGDAYVKFFRWAADRLGKRNGIVCYVTNNSFVDQIAFDGMRKHLLSDFTQVYHLDLHGNVRQNPKLSGTTHNVFGIQVGAGITVAIRKGSDTAPRLFYHRVPEDWRKEEKYALLTNTGTIGRVTWQALTPNAKHTWRIPTNADEFASFFPIGGKESKAGKAGAEATIFQTYSGGVKSNRDDVVYDFNRDQLMVRMGTFVEDYNAEVDRYKRAGKLKDIDSFVNYGRIKWDSTLKRHLKDKKDGHFDTSALRTALYRPFTKRHLYFDRLFINSVHRQPSFFPTPATEQENRVILSPGLGNRKTFGVFMTNAIVGLDFAFEKVQCFPFYTYDEDGTNRRENITDGALGRFRDHYGDSTITKWDVFYYVYALLHHPGYREKFAGNLKRELPRIPFAPAFRPFADAGRALADLHLGYESITPHALYRVVKNNAPANPEKLYRIEKMRLNKDKTALTVNDHLMLTLIPPAAFEYTLGSRSALEWVIDQYQVGRDKAGNITSDPNRPDDPEYIVNLVGRVVAVSLATVKIVAGLPLL; this comes from the coding sequence ATGCCCGCCGAGAAAGTCACGATCAAACCGACGAACACCGCCTTTGACCGCTACTACAGGGAGATGGACAGACTCCATGCCCAGAACGTGCGCCACGAAACCGCCCTACGCACGCCCTTCACAGCGCTCCTGACAGATTTCGGCAAAAGCGTTGGCTGGACGCTGATCACCGAAGAAAACGGCGGCAGCGATGGAAATGGCATCCGCTACGACGGCATGTTCAAAGACGCCAACACGCTCCGGCGCGGCTATTGGGAATCGAAAGACCCCAATGACAAATTGGACGCCGAAATCCTCAAAAAGACGGCGAAGGGCTACTCCCGTTCCAACATCCTCTACGAAGACAGCCTCCAAATCGTCCTCATTCAGGGCGGGGTGGAGATCATGCGGGCGAACATGCGCCAAGCGAAAGACCTCGCCGCCGTCCTCAGCCGGTTTTTCAGCTACACCGAGCCGGACATTGAGAATTTTAAGGACGCGGTGGCGGGCTTCAAGGAAGCCGTCCCCGACCTCGCCACCGATCTGATGAAGACGATCACTGACGCCCACCGCACGAACAAGGCGTTTCAGACGGAATTCGAGGCGTTCTTCACGCTCTGCCAAACCTCGCTGAACAAAGACATCACGTGGGCGGCGGTAGACGAAATGCTGATCCAACACTTGCTCACGGAGCGGCTGATTCGGGTCATTTTCAACACCCCTGAATTCGTCCTGCGCAACGTGATCGCCGGGAAAATTGAGGAGGTGATCACTGCCCTCACCAGCCAAAGTTTCAGCCGGGATGGATTCCTGAGCGGGTTAAGCCGTTATTTTGCCAGTGTGGAGGCGGCGGCGCGGACGATCACCGATTTTCAGGAGAAACAAGACCTCCTGAACACCGTCTATGAGCAGTTTTTTCAGGGCTACAGCACGAAGATCGCCGATACACATGGCATTGTTTACACCCCGCAGCCGATTGTCGATTTCATGTGCGCCAGCGTGATCGAGGTCTTGGGGACGGAATTCGGGAAGACCCTCGGCGATCCCGATGTGGTGATTCTTGACCCCTGCACGGGGACGGGGAACTTCATCGTGAATTTGATCCGCCGCGCCAACGCCCAAGACCTCCCCGGACTCTACCAAGATCGCCTTTTTGCCAACGAGATCATGCTGCTCCCCTATTACGTGGCGGCGCTGAACATCGAACACGCCTACTATGAGCGGGTGGGGCATTACGAGCCGTTTGCGGGGCTGTGCTTTGTGGACACCCTCGACATTGCCCAAGCACAGCAAATGTCGATGTTCAGCGAGCCGAACACGGCGCGGGTGGAACGGCAGAAAAAGGCGGCGATCACCGTGATCATCGGCAACCCGCCCTACAATGTGGGGCAAGCGAGCGAAAATGATAACAACAAAAACCGGAAATACCCCCTTGTGGACAGGCGGATCAAAGAAACCTATGCAAAGGACAGCAAGGCGACGAACAAGAACGCGCTAGGGGATGCCTACGTGAAGTTTTTCCGGTGGGCGGCGGATCGCTTGGGGAAACGGAATGGAATCGTCTGTTATGTGACGAACAATAGTTTTGTCGATCAGATCGCCTTTGATGGGATGCGCAAACACCTCCTGAGTGATTTTACCCAAGTCTATCACCTTGATTTGCATGGGAATGTTCGGCAAAACCCCAAACTGAGCGGCACAACGCACAATGTTTTTGGGATTCAGGTGGGGGCGGGCATTACAGTAGCGATACGGAAAGGGAGCGATACCGCGCCGCGTCTGTTTTACCACCGCGTTCCCGAAGATTGGCGAAAAGAGGAAAAATACGCCTTACTGACGAACACTGGCACAATAGGGCGTGTGACGTGGCAAGCGCTCACCCCCAATGCCAAACACACATGGCGTATTCCCACGAATGCCGACGAATTCGCGTCCTTCTTTCCCATCGGCGGCAAGGAATCGAAGGCGGGCAAGGCAGGGGCAGAGGCAACGATCTTCCAGACCTATTCTGGCGGGGTGAAATCAAATCGTGACGATGTTGTCTATGATTTCAATCGTGATCAATTGATGGTTCGGATGGGGACGTTCGTTGAAGATTACAACGCCGAGGTGGATCGCTATAAGCGTGCAGGCAAACTTAAAGATATTGATAGCTTTGTGAACTACGGGCGGATTAAGTGGGATAGTACCCTTAAAAGGCACTTGAAAGATAAAAAAGATGGTCACTTTGACACAAGCGCTTTGCGTACTGCCTTATACCGCCCGTTTACCAAACGGCATCTCTATTTTGATCGACTGTTTATCAACAGTGTTCATCGCCAGCCCTCTTTCTTTCCCACCCCCGCCACTGAACAGGAAAATCGGGTGATTCTCAGCCCCGGTTTGGGCAATCGAAAAACGTTTGGCGTGTTCATGACCAACGCTATTGTTGGCTTGGATTTCGCTTTTGAAAAAGTGCAATGCTTCCCCTTTTACACCTACGACGAGGACGGCACAAACCGCCGCGAAAACATCACCGATGGGGCGTTGGGGCGTTTCCGTGACCATTACGGCGATTCGACGATCACGAAATGGGATGTCTTCTATTATGTCTATGCGCTATTGCATCACCCCGGCTATCGTGAGAAATTCGCCGGGAATTTGAAACGGGAATTGCCGAGGATTCCGTTTGCCCCGGCGTTTCGCCCCTTTGCCGATGCCGGACGCGCCCTCGCCGATCTTCACCTCGGCTATGAATCGATCACCCCCCACGCCCTCTACCGCGTCGTGAAGAACAACGCCCCCGCCAATCCAGAGAAACTCTACCGCATCGAAAAAATGCGGCTGAACAAGGATAAAACGGCGCTCACCGTGAACGACCACCTCATGCTGACGCTGATTCCCCCGGCGGCGTTCGAGTACACATTGGGGTCACGTTCGGCGTTGGAGTGGGTGATCGATCAATATCAGGTGGGGCGGGATAAGGCGGGGAACATCACCAGCGACCCCAACCGCCCCGACGATCCCGAATACATCGTGAATCTCGTGGGGCGGGTGGTCGCTGTCTCGTTGGCAACGGTGAAGATTGTGGCGGGGTTGCCACTTTTATAA
- a CDS encoding transglutaminase domain-containing protein has translation MNRPSTLTPLPFPARMWRRFQIGLRGFFARGDVSTLLITCALMVIPVVAMTHALTFADDFATQSGEWQVTLHQVVPVALLSVIFGFLLSRSHYSEFTALVLSTVYALGSILLVQYVAAPGDLIGRVGSVLRRFARALQIGVAPGSGFDPFILVLFLSILVWFLGHNTAWHTFRLDRVWRAIMPPGIVLVLNAVYNTEPNYPIDTYLIAYVFLSLLLIIRSHIEAREFDWYTNRISFQAGVRRWFFRLGGLLGVALLLLAWALPTGSAEENAKRFQQFLNEDAFTRVAELLNRLFGAFEGQTAPSTDYYSGDKLQLGGAVRLGDTVVMTVSAPPGGKYYWKSRVFDAFQNNEWTSSRREVLESRSGTLILTDAGVIPSTRREMEQRITMVIPSARLIYGAPQASRLRLPVRVDVDYVEPGSGLVDVGVIRPLTPIQRGESYAVVSSISTADGAFLRQAGTVYPSWVRARYLQTPPTLTPRTITLASQIVAAAGAVTPYDQARAIEQWLRQNIAYSETIPVPPRDRDLVDWVLFERREAYCTYYASAMIMMLRSLGIPARMAAGFSQGIYDPSSGAYLVRERDAHTWVEVYFPNAGWVEFEPTSARDRFVREEPVAALPTVTPTPTPTATFTPPPPTNTPNAAGTIENPPATPTPQAILPPSPSPIPSETPTPSATPPPPPSLLQIPPPVQDFLSRLLPFALLLAGLSFAGVGALWWVEYRGLDKLSPFGRAYARLGLYAKWLGLTFRPGSTPLERGRQLAREFPDEGRAVIDITDAYIGERYGQPTGEPPIPEEEDRVAEAWGKARWAFVRRRFGRGKKGAAK, from the coding sequence ATGAATCGACCCTCAACACTGACACCCCTACCATTTCCCGCCCGTATGTGGCGGCGCTTTCAGATCGGCTTACGCGGATTCTTTGCGCGGGGAGATGTCTCCACCCTGCTGATCACCTGTGCGCTGATGGTGATCCCCGTTGTTGCCATGACGCACGCGCTGACCTTTGCCGATGATTTCGCCACGCAAAGCGGCGAATGGCAAGTGACCTTGCATCAGGTTGTGCCGGTGGCGCTGCTCTCGGTGATTTTTGGCTTTCTGCTCTCCCGCAGCCATTATTCGGAATTTACCGCCCTTGTCCTCAGCACGGTCTATGCTCTAGGGAGCATTCTCTTGGTGCAGTATGTGGCGGCGCCGGGGGATTTGATCGGACGGGTGGGGTCGGTCTTGCGGCGGTTTGCGCGGGCGCTCCAAATTGGTGTTGCGCCCGGATCGGGATTCGATCCGTTCATCTTAGTGTTGTTTTTGTCGATCCTCGTGTGGTTTTTGGGGCATAACACAGCATGGCATACCTTCCGACTGGATCGCGTTTGGCGGGCGATCATGCCGCCGGGAATAGTCCTCGTCCTGAACGCCGTCTATAACACCGAACCGAACTACCCGATTGATACGTACCTGATCGCTTATGTGTTTCTCTCTCTGCTGCTGATTATCCGCTCCCACATTGAGGCACGGGAGTTCGATTGGTATACGAACCGGATCAGCTTTCAGGCGGGTGTGCGGCGTTGGTTCTTCCGCTTGGGGGGCTTGTTGGGGGTGGCGCTCTTGCTCTTGGCATGGGCGCTCCCGACGGGATCGGCAGAGGAAAACGCGAAACGCTTCCAGCAGTTTCTCAACGAAGATGCGTTCACTCGCGTAGCAGAACTTTTGAACCGCTTGTTTGGCGCGTTTGAGGGGCAAACGGCGCCCTCAACGGATTATTACAGCGGCGACAAGCTTCAGTTAGGAGGGGCGGTGCGTTTGGGCGATACCGTCGTCATGACGGTGAGCGCCCCGCCCGGAGGGAAATATTATTGGAAATCGCGCGTCTTTGACGCCTTCCAAAATAACGAATGGACGAGCAGCCGTCGGGAGGTTCTTGAGAGCCGCAGTGGGACGCTGATCCTCACTGATGCGGGGGTGATCCCCTCAACGCGCCGCGAGATGGAGCAGCGGATCACGATGGTAATACCCTCTGCCCGCTTGATCTATGGCGCACCACAGGCTTCGCGGCTGCGTTTGCCGGTGCGCGTGGATGTCGATTATGTAGAGCCGGGATCGGGGCTGGTTGATGTGGGTGTGATTCGCCCGCTGACGCCCATCCAGCGCGGCGAGTCCTATGCGGTGGTGTCCTCGATCAGCACGGCGGATGGGGCATTTTTGCGCCAAGCGGGGACAGTTTACCCTAGTTGGGTGCGGGCGCGTTACCTTCAAACCCCGCCGACCCTGACCCCCCGCACGATTACCCTTGCCAGCCAGATTGTGGCGGCGGCAGGGGCGGTCACCCCTTACGATCAGGCGCGGGCAATTGAGCAGTGGCTGCGACAGAACATCGCCTATTCAGAGACAATCCCCGTCCCGCCCCGTGATCGGGATTTGGTTGATTGGGTGCTGTTCGAGCGGCGCGAAGCCTACTGCACCTATTACGCCTCGGCAATGATCATGATGCTGCGCTCCTTGGGGATTCCAGCGCGGATGGCGGCGGGCTTTTCGCAAGGGATTTATGACCCCTCCAGCGGGGCTTATCTGGTGCGGGAACGAGACGCCCACACATGGGTTGAGGTCTATTTTCCGAACGCGGGTTGGGTGGAGTTTGAGCCAACCTCGGCACGGGATCGCTTTGTCCGCGAAGAGCCTGTAGCCGCGCTGCCAACCGTCACCCCCACACCCACCCCAACAGCAACCTTCACGCCGCCGCCGCCAACGAACACCCCAAACGCGGCGGGGACGATTGAGAATCCGCCGGCGACGCCAACGCCACAAGCGATCTTGCCGCCCTCACCTTCGCCCATCCCTAGTGAGACGCCCACCCCTTCGGCAACGCCGCCACCGCCACCCTCTCTGTTGCAGATTCCGCCACCTGTACAGGATTTTCTGAGTCGGCTGCTGCCCTTTGCCTTGCTGCTTGCTGGATTGTCTTTTGCCGGAGTGGGGGCGTTGTGGTGGGTGGAATACCGAGGCTTGGACAAGCTCAGCCCCTTTGGGCGTGCTTATGCTCGCTTGGGGCTGTACGCCAAGTGGCTAGGGCTGACCTTTCGCCCGGGCAGCACCCCGCTGGAGCGTGGTCGGCAGTTGGCGCGAGAATTCCCCGATGAAGGACGCGCCGTGATTGATATTACCGATGCCTACATCGGGGAACGCTACGGGCAGCCAACGGGCGAACCACCCATCCCAGAGGAAGAAGATCGGGTTGCTGAGGCATGGGGGAAGGCGCGTTGGGCGTTCGTGCGGCGGCGTTTTGGGCGGGGAAAGAAGGGCGCGGCAAAATGA
- a CDS encoding histone deacetylase: MAKIFFTDSYVLPLPEGHRFPMSKYALLRARVIDSQIVPFADMWIPHAATDEEILRVHTPDYLTRVVKGELSAKELRKIGFPWSPAMVERSRRSSGATIEACRAALAEGVGINLAGGTHHAFADSGGGYCVFNDSAIAARAMQAEHRAKRIVILDCDVHQGDGTAAIFQDDPTVFTFSIHGATNYPFHKQISDLDIPLPDGADDAFFLEALENGVRRALSLAGAELAIYLAGADPFAEDRFGKMKVSKHGLRLRDQIVFSLCKEARLPVAVSMAGGYAKNILDAVDIHFETVRQAVVFFPSPSGQEGYSG; the protein is encoded by the coding sequence ATGGCAAAAATCTTCTTCACCGATAGCTATGTGCTGCCCCTTCCAGAGGGACACCGTTTCCCCATGTCCAAATATGCCCTGCTGCGGGCGCGGGTGATCGATTCGCAAATTGTCCCCTTTGCCGATATGTGGATTCCCCACGCCGCCACCGATGAGGAAATCCTTCGGGTTCACACGCCGGACTACCTCACCCGCGTGGTGAAAGGGGAACTGAGCGCGAAAGAACTGCGCAAAATAGGCTTTCCATGGTCGCCGGCAATGGTCGAACGTTCGCGCCGTTCTTCGGGGGCAACGATTGAAGCCTGTCGCGCCGCGCTTGCCGAGGGAGTGGGAATCAACCTTGCGGGCGGAACACACCACGCCTTTGCCGACAGCGGCGGTGGCTACTGTGTGTTCAACGACAGCGCCATTGCCGCCCGTGCCATGCAAGCAGAACACCGCGCCAAGCGCATTGTCATTTTGGATTGCGATGTCCATCAGGGGGATGGGACGGCGGCAATCTTCCAAGACGATCCCACCGTATTCACCTTTTCCATTCACGGGGCAACGAATTACCCCTTTCACAAACAGATCAGCGATCTTGATATACCGCTCCCCGACGGCGCGGACGACGCTTTTTTTCTAGAGGCGCTGGAAAACGGCGTTCGGCGGGCGCTCTCCTTGGCGGGGGCGGAACTTGCCATTTACCTTGCCGGGGCAGACCCCTTCGCTGAGGATCGCTTTGGGAAGATGAAGGTCAGCAAGCACGGGCTGCGCCTGCGCGATCAGATCGTTTTCAGTTTGTGCAAAGAGGCGAGGCTGCCTGTCGCCGTGAGCATGGCGGGTGGGTACGCCAAAAACATCCTTGATGCCGTTGATATTCATTTTGAGACGGTGCGCCAGGCAGTGGTGTTTTTTCCATCCCCAAGTGGGCAAGAGGGGTATTCCGGTTAG
- a CDS encoding Hsp70 family protein, with translation MRVGMDFGTTNSGIAVYDGQTVRVLTLDEHAQTEVMRSVIYITRDHAIHIGGEAIHLYNSQNINRERRMGKRKVGRVEMLFAEIGAVATDVHILVDEFEPGRLLRSLKSALATNYSGTHLFGREYTLEDLIALFLRAARERAEGELGEPITAVTLGRPVHFVSAATAEDDARAEARLRDAAHRAGFSTIDFEFEPIAAAKHYALSVTTPQTILVYDFGGGTLDLTVMRLMPGESPHVLAIGGVGIAGDRFDQRLVEGALTPHFGRDVTWGDKGLPVPRTMIDQITSWETLPALATLEMRTFLHRMQAACSAPAQLYALESLIFNFYGFALFEAVESTKRNLSEAYFAPFRFVGRDIDIWQMITRDQFESLTRGEWRRIRAEVLETLVRAGLQPEQIQAVVRTGGSSSIPASLALLAELFGAEKLVEEDVFTGVTAGLGITAWERR, from the coding sequence ATGCGTGTAGGAATGGATTTCGGTACGACGAATTCGGGGATCGCCGTTTATGACGGGCAGACCGTTCGCGTCCTAACCCTCGATGAACACGCCCAGACAGAGGTCATGCGCAGCGTGATCTACATCACCCGCGATCATGCGATTCACATCGGCGGCGAAGCCATTCACCTCTACAACAGCCAAAACATCAACCGCGAACGACGCATGGGCAAACGCAAGGTGGGGCGCGTGGAGATGCTCTTTGCCGAAATTGGCGCGGTGGCAACGGATGTTCACATCCTCGTAGACGAATTTGAGCCGGGGCGCTTGCTCCGCTCTCTAAAAAGCGCCCTCGCCACAAACTACAGCGGCACGCATCTCTTTGGGCGGGAGTACACCCTTGAAGACCTGATTGCCCTGTTCCTTCGTGCCGCCCGCGAAAGGGCGGAAGGGGAACTGGGCGAACCGATCACGGCGGTTACTTTAGGGCGTCCGGTGCATTTCGTTTCCGCCGCCACCGCCGAGGACGACGCCCGCGCCGAAGCACGCCTTCGGGATGCCGCCCACCGCGCCGGATTCAGCACCATTGATTTTGAATTTGAGCCAATCGCCGCCGCTAAACATTATGCCCTCAGCGTCACTACCCCCCAAACGATCCTCGTCTATGATTTTGGCGGCGGGACACTCGATCTTACGGTGATGCGCCTTATGCCGGGCGAATCCCCTCACGTTCTTGCCATTGGCGGGGTGGGCATTGCCGGAGATCGTTTTGACCAACGGCTGGTCGAAGGGGCGCTCACCCCCCATTTTGGACGTGATGTGACCTGGGGGGATAAAGGGCTTCCCGTCCCCCGCACGATGATTGACCAGATCACCTCATGGGAAACCTTGCCCGCATTGGCAACGCTGGAAATGCGTACCTTCCTTCACCGGATGCAGGCGGCGTGCAGCGCCCCGGCACAACTCTACGCCCTTGAGTCGCTCATCTTCAATTTCTACGGCTTTGCCCTCTTTGAGGCGGTGGAAAGCACCAAGCGGAATCTCTCCGAGGCGTACTTTGCCCCCTTTCGCTTTGTGGGGAGGGATATTGATATTTGGCAGATGATCACCCGTGATCAATTTGAATCGTTGACACGGGGGGAGTGGCGTCGCATTCGCGCCGAAGTCCTAGAGACGCTGGTGCGGGCGGGGCTTCAGCCAGAGCAGATTCAGGCGGTTGTCCGCACCGGCGGATCGTCAAGCATTCCAGCAAGTTTGGCGCTTCTTGCCGAGTTGTTCGGGGCGGAAAAACTCGTTGAAGAAGATGTCTTCACGGGTGTCACCGCTGGATTAGGCATCACCGCATGGGAGCGGCGCTAA